A single genomic interval of Helianthus annuus cultivar XRQ/B chromosome 6, HanXRQr2.0-SUNRISE, whole genome shotgun sequence harbors:
- the LOC110921063 gene encoding uncharacterized protein LOC110921063, protein MANIAKIEFPALNITGENYMPWTAHVKRHLKSMGVLETITEWNECSDQDKAKADVFLHKHIDEIFDNQREVLLPTARDEWNNLRFQDLKKVNEYTSALYRICSTLRFYGQTVTEEDMLEKTFSTFHASNINLQQQYRLQKFQRYSDLNSFLLIAEKNNELLMKNHQARPTGSLAIPEANAVINDDTKDSGRKWGRGRGRGHFGNGRNYSIVTL, encoded by the exons ATGGCAAACATCGCAAAAATTGAATTCCCGGCTCTTAATATCACCGGAGAAAATTATATGCCGTGGACGGCACATGTTAAGCGACATCTCAAGTCAATGGGTGTTTTGGAAACGATAACGGAGTGGAACGAATGTAGCGATCAAGACAAGGCAAAAGCCGATGTCTTCCTCCATAAACACATTGATGAAAT ATTTGATAATCAAAGGGAAGTTTTACTTCCCACTGCTAGAGATGAATGGAACAATCTCAGGTTCCAAGATTTGAAAAAGGTGAATGAATACACCTCTGCTTTGTACAGGATATGCTCAACGCTCCGATTCTATGGGCAAACTGTTACGGAGGAAGATATGTTGGAGAAAACTTTCTCCACATTTCATGCATCAAATATAAACTTGCAACAACAATATCGGTTGCAAAAGTTTCAAAGATATTCTGATCTAAATTCATTTCTCCTCATAGCAGAGAAAAACAATGAGCTACTAATGAAAAATCATCAAGCTCGTCCCACTGGATCATTAGCCATTCCAGAAGCAAATGCTGTTATTAATGATGATACTAAAGACTCTGGAAGAAAATGGGGACGAGGCCGTGGCCGTGGCCATTTTGGTAATGGTCGAAATTATTCcattgtgacactctag